In the genome of Cryptomeria japonica chromosome 8, Sugi_1.0, whole genome shotgun sequence, one region contains:
- the LOC131077261 gene encoding transcription factor ABA-INDUCIBLE bHLH-TYPE, translating into MLTYRGPEDLYTVLSAHYPVVSSKPIEKEQFEQRPIEEKQFEQQSISRKRSWDDVISPSLPMGLQDSVSEKNMCSRGELHVFKERSRRKKMSCMFNNLSSLLPALHKKVDKISIINETVNYIKTLQGTLKDLQERNSEMEALLKKSSLSKLEDSPQVCDAQVPESALGVPSPSFKILGSSVVGTHAFTSIWGSQQSGFLPRLFSILDANQLEMIDCTMNADGCNMLYTLHVMSKSNSEQPIIKAFTCVINSITTSHQK; encoded by the exons ATGTTAACTTACAGAGGCCCTGAGGATCTCTATACAGTCCTTTCTGCACATTATCCTGTAGTTAGCTCAAAACCCATAGAAAAGGAACAGTTTGAACAAAGACCCATAGAGGAGAAACAGTTTGAACAACAATCTATTAGTAGGAAAAGGAGTTGGGATGATGTAATTAGTCCCTCCCTGCCAATGGGTCTTCAGGATTCAGTGTCAGAAAAGAATATGTGCTCTCGAGGTGAATTGCATGTCTTCAAGGAAAGGAGTAGGAGGAAGAAAATGAGTTGCATGTTCAATAATCTGTCATCTCTTTTGCCTGCCTTGCATAAAAAG GTAGATAAAATAAGTATTATTAATGAGACTGTGAATTATATCAAGACCCTCCAAGGTACCCTGAAAGATTTGCAAGAAAGAAACTCAGAAATGGAAGCACTTCTTAAAAAGAGTTCACTGTCAAAGTTAGAGGATTCTCCTCAAGTCTGTGATGCTCAGGTCCCTGAATCAGCCCTAGGGGTGCCAAGTCCCAGCTTTAAGATTCTTGGATCTAGTGTTGTGGGCACTCATGCCTTTACATCAATATGGGGCTCCCAACAAAGTGGTTTTCTTCCTAGACTATTTTCTATCTTGGATGCTAATCAGTTGGAAATGATAGATTGCACCATGAATGCTGATGGATGCAACATGTTATATACCCTACATGTTATG TCAAAGAGCAATAGTGAGCAACCCATTATAAAGGCTTTCACATGTGTTATAAATTCCATTACAACTAGTCATCAAAAGTGA